GCCGGCGCCGATCATGGCCGCGAGGCCGATGCTCATCGCCCCGAAGAGGCCGAGTTTGCGCTCGAGCGCCGGCTGCGTCACGTCGCTAGCCTTCGAGCTTCTCTTCGCCGGGCAGCCACGACTTGCCGGGCACGTTCCAGCCGCGCTTGCGCATGATCTTGAAGGCCTGCTTGTGGCTGGGTACCGCGAGGCGGTCGACGTAGATCACGCCGTCGAGGTGGTCGTATTCGTGCTGCAGGATACGGGCGAGCCAGCCTTCGGCACGCAGCTCGTAGGGCTTGCCCTCGAGGTCGGTCGCCTCGAGCAGCACCGCGGGGGAGCGGCGCAGCTCGAAGCGCTCGCCGGGCACCGAGAGGCAGCCCTCCTCCTCGTCTTCCTCGAGCTCCGCAAAGCTCTCGGGCACGAGGGGCGCCTGCCAGAGCCGCGGGTTGATTGCGACACCGCGGTGCTCGGTGCCGTGCTCGTCCTCCCAGCCGTACACGAACATCCGCTTACCGACGCCCACCTGCGGGGCGGCGAGCCCGACGCCGGGCGCGGCAGCCATCGTTTCGTACATGTCGGCGACAAGCTCGCGTATCTCGTCGGTGATCTCGTCGACGGTCTCGGCAGGGGTGTGCAGCACCGCATCTCCGTAGATGCGAATGGGAAGGACGCTCATGTCTGGAGTGTATCGGCCGGGGGTTTCCCGAACGGCCGTAGACTCTGGCGGGTGCAGTACCTGGGCATTCCACTCGCGATCCTCGGCGCCGTGCTCATGTCGGTGAGCGCGATGCTGCAGCATCGCGGCGTGGCGCGAGCGGATGCGGCGGGCAACGGCGATGGCGGCGAGGGGCTCGGCCTCGGCAGCTTCCTGCGGCTGCTCAAGTCGAAGACCTGGCTTTCGGGCACCCTGCTGCTCGGCATCGCGGTCGCGTGTCAGCTCAGCGCACTGCTGTTCTCGCCGCTCGTGCTCGTGCAGCCCATCGGCGTCATTTCGCTCGTGCTCACGGCGATCATCACGGCCAAGCAGAGCGGCATGCCGGTCGGCCGGCGCAAGGCGCTGTCGATCACGCTCTGCGTCACCGGCGTCGGTGGCTTCGTCGCCGTCGCCTCGTCGGTCGCGGTCGACAAGGAGATCACCGAGCCACAGCTCATCATCGTGCTCTGCATCCTCGCCGGGCTCGTCGCGCTGCTCGGCGTGCTCTTCGCGTTCGTGCGCCGCACAAAGTGGCGCAGCCTGTTTTACGTCGTCGCGGGCGGCGTCATGTACGGCTTTCTCGTCACCCTCGCGAAGGTCGTGCTTGCGCGCTGGCAGCAGGGCGACTACGGCTGGTACTTCCTCGCGTGCCTCGCCGGCGTCATTATCTCGCTGCTCGTCGGCGGCTATTTCGTCCAGACGGCGTATGCCTCGAGCTCGGCCGACCTCGTCATCGCGGGCCTCACGGTAATCGACCCGCTCGTGGCGGTGACGATCGGCATCGTCGTGCTCCGCGAAACCGAGGGCGCGAGCCTGCTCGTGAACATCCTGTTCGTCGCGCTGGGTGCCCTCGCGATCGTCGGCGTGCTGTTGCTGCAGCTGTCCCAATCGGATGACGAGGTTTCGGCGGTGCGCAACCACGCGCTCGGCCGTGGCAATTAGAATCGACTCTCAGCCTGCGCCGGATGCCCCACGAGCGCCAGTGCGTGCATGTGTTGGATGACAAAGGACTTCATGACTTCGCCGCTTCGACTGTTGATCGCCGCCGATACGTTTCCGCCCAACGTCAATGGCGCGGCAACGTTCACGCAGAACCTCGCGAGTGGCATGGCGGCACGCGGACTTGATGTTCACGTCGTGACTCCGGCCGCGTCGAAGCGACACGGCACCTGGTACGAGGAGTACGACGGGCAGCGCATCACGGTGCACCGCCTGCCGAGCGACCGCTGGTGGCCGCACGACTGGCTGCGCTATGTGAAGCCGTGGCGCGCTCGGGCACACATGCGTGAGGTACTCGACCGCGTTCAGCCCGACGTCATCCACTACCAGTCGGCCGTCGTGCTCGGCCGCGCGGCCGTACGCGAGGGCGCTTCCCGCGGCATCCGCATCATCGGCACGAACCACCTCATGCTCGAGAACATGCTCGAGCACACCCAGATTCCGAAGTTCCTGCAGGGCTGGGCCTCGGGCATCTGGTGGCGCGATGCGCACAAGACGTTTGCCGAGACGGCCGCGCTGACGACGCCCACGCGCCGCGCCGCCGACTTCCTTGAGCAGAACGGAAACCTCCATGACGTGCTCGCGATTTCCTGCGGTCTGCGCACCAGCAACTACACACCGAAGTTTCAAGCGAAGTCGCCTCGACGCATTCTCTTCGTGGGTCGGGTCACCGGCGAAAAGCAGATCGACGTACTGCTGCGGGCGTTCGCGAAGCTCGAGGGTGACGATCTCTTCTTCGACGTCGTGGGCACCGGTGACCAGCTCCAGCAGTTGCAGCGGCTCGCGAACGAGCTCGGCGTAGCCGAGCGCTCGAAGTTCCACGGCTATGTGACCGACCAAGAGCTCCGCAAGATCTACACCGAGGCGACGGTGTTTGCGATCGCGTCGATTGCGGAATTGCAGTCGATTGCGACGATGGAGGCCATGGCCTCCGGCCTGCCCGTCGTCGCGGCAAACTCGATGGCATTGCCGCACCTCGTCCAC
The Gulosibacter sediminis genome window above contains:
- the def gene encoding peptide deformylase, whose product is MSVLPIRIYGDAVLHTPAETVDEITDEIRELVADMYETMAAAPGVGLAAPQVGVGKRMFVYGWEDEHGTEHRGVAINPRLWQAPLVPESFAELEEDEEEGCLSVPGERFELRRSPAVLLEATDLEGKPYELRAEGWLARILQHEYDHLDGVIYVDRLAVPSHKQAFKIMRKRGWNVPGKSWLPGEEKLEG
- a CDS encoding DMT family transporter — encoded protein: MQYLGIPLAILGAVLMSVSAMLQHRGVARADAAGNGDGGEGLGLGSFLRLLKSKTWLSGTLLLGIAVACQLSALLFSPLVLVQPIGVISLVLTAIITAKQSGMPVGRRKALSITLCVTGVGGFVAVASSVAVDKEITEPQLIIVLCILAGLVALLGVLFAFVRRTKWRSLFYVVAGGVMYGFLVTLAKVVLARWQQGDYGWYFLACLAGVIISLLVGGYFVQTAYASSSADLVIAGLTVIDPLVAVTIGIVVLRETEGASLLVNILFVALGALAIVGVLLLQLSQSDDEVSAVRNHALGRGN
- a CDS encoding glycosyltransferase — its product is MTSPLRLLIAADTFPPNVNGAATFTQNLASGMAARGLDVHVVTPAASKRHGTWYEEYDGQRITVHRLPSDRWWPHDWLRYVKPWRARAHMREVLDRVQPDVIHYQSAVVLGRAAVREGASRGIRIIGTNHLMLENMLEHTQIPKFLQGWASGIWWRDAHKTFAETAALTTPTRRAADFLEQNGNLHDVLAISCGLRTSNYTPKFQAKSPRRILFVGRVTGEKQIDVLLRAFAKLEGDDLFFDVVGTGDQLQQLQRLANELGVAERSKFHGYVTDQELRKIYTEATVFAIASIAELQSIATMEAMASGLPVVAANSMALPHLVHDGETGLLFEPGNVEDAREKLQRVLDLPRAQREALGQGGLMNVQAHDIDTTMELFERLYRGESVQSVGRDSVNEQDHSLDGLPKR